In Lathyrus oleraceus cultivar Zhongwan6 chromosome 2, CAAS_Psat_ZW6_1.0, whole genome shotgun sequence, the DNA window aggaaggcaaagaaagccagacttggagaaacctctggcaccaaagcttcagcacctctgaatgtctcttctggtaagtctattcctcctgtctcttctgaatctataatggcttcctctaaccctctctcctctcaaccaatattcacaacctctgaaatccctccttcaaccatcagaacctctcaacctccacctgttctaaaaattgctcgtaatttcacaacaacctctgaccctaatcaactatatcaccacagctcttcctcatcctctgaatatgaatcacccccttacctttccccttcttctgaccaagagttctctgaacaagagtcctctgaccaagaacactctgacccaaactccccaacaatagctgaaatttatgctaaaaatttcgctccacaaccctcaagacaatctgaagtaacctctcccctccaaacttcacttccaccacaacaaacaacaaccttaccctctgaaactcaaccatctgatcccttcacctctaatatcactccaccatttatccccgctgtacctggaccagactctgaccctttagacctaaatccactatatgcttcatcccctagtcttcaaccagacgcagattctgaacttcaagcagattctgaacttcaagcagaatctgaacctcaacaaactgaacctcaacctctaaatctcagccctcaaaactctccacctcattcacctgaacctgaacctgaacttaccatacctacccttgaggaggccattatacaggttgcagaagtctcagtccagaagatcaagtctctggctaaaaactctgaagtaagtgatgatcctaaatctgttaggacacactggaacagagtcattagttggatgacctctgagtcttataggctgaagagtatctctgaacaagtcagaaatggctacatcagagactctgaggaaagactccaagagagactggctagagaagctgaggccaagagattagaggaagaaaggttggccagggaagcagaagaagccaagaggttggaagaagaacgcctggcaaaggaagcagaacttctaaggattcaggaagctgaagccaaggctaaggcagatgcagaagcccaagctgctgctgaagctgaagctcagcaggctctgattcagggggagtcttcctctgcgatccctctgattcttaacactctgaaggagatcaagcaagatcagcaagagatcaagaaagatcagaatgagcttcgcgccaggatggacaagcaagatgctttgaatgaaaacatccagaacatgtttgccatgttgcttcagagacttcctcaacctccgaacccttaggcacttaggatttattttgtttgcttgcctagtctttttgcttctgtcttctctttagctctgatattctgttgaatctgatgttttgactactgtttgcctttgtgctttttaatgaagtgtttttctctttattattctttttatgcctttttgattatgccaaaaagggggagaaattattaaatagctctgatgaaaattatgtctaaaaccttaagcattctgcaacaattatagaaatagttctgatataaatagctctgattaaataataactctgattaaataactctaacattaaaattaagaaattgcagaaagttttcagaaacttaattacttggaaagctctggtaagaacttctgaactctcTAGCGCTAACTCAGagggagcttttgtctatctgatctaatatttttcatgtttcatctgataattttatttgttttgtcatcatcaaaaagggggagattgtaagaacaaaaattgttctacaacagattccatgattttgatgataacaaaggatgaaaccaaaaatggcaccctaacgaaaagtttctaagtgtgcagggttctatagaaagaagaaataaatctgatgatgtcatcagatgcaaaacaagatcagatgcaaaatctcaagtatcagaagcatctaaagtggaatctcattcaagaagctctgactctggactaaactacaaagtatcagaagcatctgaacatgaagtaaagtctagaagctctgactctgaacaaatgccttctgtaaactctggaagttatcagcgccatctgaactttcaagagataacatcagaagcaagattctccagatacacgaagactctaatcagaattgttaatcatgatgaagtaacgtttaagccaagttaaagttctgcaaatggatttcctcaattagaaagagacgttaatctccacttccaagagagaagatactacttgtggtaagtagtcacttctaagagaaaaagtctactgcagaagctattaatggaatggcgtaactacatctcaatatccaacagattcaacgctacttcaactctacttcaactcctataaatagagaagaaatctcattcagtaaacaagaaatcactagccaaaactatactgaaattatatcacgctcaagaaaaacatctttgttcttcaaagaatttcactaagcttttgcttatcaagtgaaaaatttgttcttaagtttgtaatatttgctttcttagaagcactctagattacacatcttgtatcttatttttatttgatttcctcaagtgactcttggtagtctgtagacttgagaggactaagagattttcttctctcttaggggttgtttgtaatctttcaagattagtggattaagtccttgttgaaggcgaaatcaccttggccgggtggactggagtagctttgtgttataagcgaaccagtataaaatcattgtgtgattttcattattgcaaaagcgcttatttttcaaacaattcaaacccccccctttcttgtttttctcaccttcagtaATAACTCTGATGTTTGATTTCCCTTAATACATGTTATTTGATTTCAATTTCGCTGTATGATTTGCGTAATGCTTTCTTTTTGGCAAAAAttaagattgatgtatggttaacgaTTAGCAGGGATGCAATGGTGAAGGTTTTCATACAGTGAAACCATAATAGagatcacctaggactagggataccctatggttaccggattattcttgttaatttaaaatgcttggtttcattataatcacctaagaacttagaggttagattgaataccaaaggtttccctccgaGGTCTTAGGGGGAAATAATCTTAAGATCCGGTGATTGAAACAATGTTCagtattaaggagatatacactcaaggaTCATTACAGGAGATTTTTATACACCTGCCTTGGCATATCATATTAAtctgtgaaaatatttatttgcTCTATTTTTCCCTACAGTGAATTTTACCAAACCAAAACTCttacttttgttcaattgagtgaCTGTTACTCCTATATTGCTGCACAATCCTCGAGATTgatctttgggaaacatccctcttattactacatcggcaaaaattgtacacttgctatttttccgatcaagtttttggcgccgttgccgaggattgccaaatataagtttaaaatcatctcaattgaaattttgttgctctgcaactaaaatttattttccgtatttttaatattttatttcgattatatcaactaatatgtgtctgatatttgtatgcgaggtaaggcctcagctaaTTTTCCTTTTGAtgcagaaatcgagagaaccttgcgggcaagactcagacaagctcTATTAGCTAGATTGGAATCAGACGAAGAACAACTTTCCATCCATTCAAGCTCAGATTCAGGTTTCGATAGAGAGATTGAAACTATGGATGATGTTCCATCACCAGCAGAAAGACTGTTGGGagactatggaggtgcaaatgcacaAACCGGCAGATTAACtattgtcaaccaaccagtgaaCGTGGCTAATTTCCAGTTGTACCCGAGTACCATTAATCAGCTTGAAAGGAAGCATTTTACTGGAAAAGtgaatgaagatgcaaacaaggatttgcagaggtttctgaccatgagcaacactctgaaaattgatggtcacatTGAAGAAGCCAAGAAGTTGAGAATGTTCCCGTTTACCTTAGCGGAAGAAGCTGAAGAATGGTTTTATTTGTTACCTGCCGGTAGCATCACAACTTGGGAAGAAATGGAAAAGGCATTCctaaatgagtattttccagcgtCGGTATTTCTACGGAAGAGGTAAGAAATTCTAAATTTTAAGCAGAAGGACGGGGAAACTTTGGGAGACGCCTATAAGAGATTCAAGAGAGTCCTGGTAGCCTGCCCCACCCATAATATGGAtgcaactgaacaaatgcagatgtttgtgaaCGGTCTTAAAATAAAGACCAAAAAGCTGATTGATACCGCAGCCGGTGGttccacaaatttttcaacagccaccggtatcaagaagatcattgaagcTATTGCTGTTAATGAGCACATGGAGTTGTATGATAGGTGTCAAAGCAAACCAGAAGGGGTTATAGATTTAAAGCTGGAAACTACTAAAATTCGTATTTAAGATACTATAGCTGCTGAAGTTGAGAAGAAGCTGAAggcgatgaatataggtacccGACAGGTGGCACAGGTTCAACCGGCTCCTACTGTCTGTGTGAAATCTGTAATGGTCCACACCAAACTGTGTATTGttttgcaactcctcaacaagtggaggaaatcaaatttttaaagcaaaataatccttattccaacacgtacaatccgggttggaagaatcatcccaacttctcATGGAAATACCAAAAAGGAACCGCTCCTCAAAATGGTCAGtaccaaactcaatatcaacaacaacaacagcaacaggCCCCTAAGAAGGCTGATTGGGAGATTTTGTATTGAAAGAATGGCAGCTCATCATGTtcaatttcaagaagaaaccCGGAACTATCAGAAAAACACCACAGCATCCATTAAATATCttgaagtccaaatgggtcaAATCGCTCAGCAATTAGCATCGAGTTCTCAAACACAAGGTGCTCTACCTATTGCAAATGTGCCCAATCCTAGAGAGCATCATAATGTGAGTGATGTGACAACAAGAAGTGGTAAATCGGATGAAGTTGTTGAGGAAgtggatgaagaggaagaccAATTGATCAAAGTGGACCTGgagatcaaagaaaatgaagttgttaGGGAAGAAGTGGTAGCACCAAAACCTGTTGTAAAAGAAACAGTCATTGAGCCTAAGCCGGTTGTTAAGCTTCCCTTCCCCACTAGAAATAAGAAAAAAGGacaacatgagaaaaactttgaaaaattcttaGAGTTGTTCATGAAGCTGGAGATTAACATTCCTTTGTTGGAGGCACTTGAGCAAATGCCTACTTATGcgaagttcatgaaggatatcATTTCGAAGAGGCGTACGACCGACACTAACCCAATTATTCTAACCGAAACTTGTAGCGTTATTTTGTAGGGCATGAAGATTCCGATAAAGAAAAAAGATCGAGGAGTTGTCACCATCCCATGTACTATTGGAGATAGGTCGTTCAACAAAGCTCTTATTGATCcgggagctagtgtgagtctcaTGCCATTATCTATTTACAAGAAGCTTGGTATAGGGGTTGTGCAAGATACCAGGATGATACTCTAATTCGCCGATCATTCGGTCAAGAAACCGTATGGAATTGTTGAagatgttctggtgaagattgataagtttgttttcccggtggattttgtaattcttgaaatgccggaagatgaagagatcccTCTCATTCTGGAGAGACCCTTTTTGGAGACGAGAAGGTGTTTAATCAACATAGAAGAAGGAACCATGATGTTGAAGGCTTATGATGGGGAATTGAAAATCAATGCTCGAAACACCATGAAAGACAAAGATGATATTTGTACCAGTCACACTATAGAGGTTCTGAATCAGGTGACGACATATGATAGCCCTTTGAATGCACCACCGTCacctttggaaagagtgttgagtTTGTCCAATTCCGACAGTGATAAAGAAGAGGACAACGGGGACCCCCAAGTGCTAGCCTTGCTGGATGCACAAACCCCGTGGAAAGGATCTCGACCACACTGGTGGGAGGATTTACGCCTACCTCACTCTAGTAAGGAGGGTGAAGAGCCAAAGAAAGGAACGGAGTTGAATGTGGTTAACAAGGACCACTCAtgagtatctgcaagatgtccatgaTGGATAAGATGAATCAAAGGGAGTGAGAATCAACATTCAATATAAACAGTGTAAAGAATTCTAAGGTAGAGAATACACAAAAATCACGCATTCATTACACGATCCACAACAATATAGTCTCACACCCATTCTTAACAACATGCACATATTCGCAATCAAACGACAGCATCATGAACAATCAACTACATATGCAAATATGTAGGCAATGTACTCCACAACTGACTCATTATGCATGAGGTACCATttatgaacactcaggttcatctcactctTGAATCTCCACCATAGGACCAGAGTACACCAAATCGTTACCATtaccataggtaacgcttcaccAATTCCTATCTAGAACCAGTTACTCGCTCCTGAATCCCCATCATAgaaccagagcacaccaaaattATACCAAAGTTCATACACCATGATGTATGACTCTCAATAACATGCATTATCACCAAAAGGTTCACAAAAATAATCACCATGCATATATCACCATTATGCACAATATCATTCATCATATGAAACAATTAGCCAATGTTACGACCATCAAAAAACAACACCAAACAACATCAACTCAACAATTTCATATTCATAAGCATTCAATCATGGTAATTCATTATAAAATCAACACATCATTAGGTAAACAACAACGATTCACTAATCGATCATACAAGTCATCATATACATCCCTATAGTAGACAAATGACTATAAATCAAATATTTCACCAAGCACTACCATGAGGTAGCTCTGCGTGCTAGCTTTCTAAGGCTTCTAACGGCGTCTCATTTGGACTTACGGAATGAAAGATACGGCCAAAATCGTCGAACAATGCAACCAAGGGTAAAACAGAATTTTCCATAATATGGCATATGACAATCAATTGTCACCGAGGGATTTTCTCTACCGACTTTCAAAAATACGCATTTAATCGATTGATCCCCTCATGCAATTGATTGCAAtatcaaaattttcaaaaaatataatTGAGCAATCGATTGCTCTAGtatgacaatcgattgtcatgGCAAATTTTTCCATAAATAAATGCAGGCAATCATTTGCATCAGGAATGTCAATCTATTGACATTGTGAGTTTTTCCTGAAATTCCAATTTTCACATACGATCATCGTTCCCCCTTCATCCATAACCCGCATACATGATCCCAATCAATTTTCTCCAAAATCAAAAGACCCAAAACATGAATTTGGCAGTGAATCATATTATTATAACCATTACCAATTATAACATTCATATTCATTATGATCCATAGTAATTTATCAACAATTCTAACAATAATTTCATTAGCACTCATGAACACAATTTAAGGATTCGAACATTCATCAATGGCAGAATTttatacatgcatattcatgatTATTCGAACATAATTCAGTCATAGAAAACACATATATACACATAATCAATAAACAAAATTCCAGATTTCTAATATAATAACTATTCATCAAGACTAACCATGGAACCCTAACGAGAGTAAGAACCTCTCTTCTTTACCCCATCGTGCAATGCACACACATTGATAGCTTTTTCTCCCTCCTTACCTTAGATTTTCAGCAATGATGACAATTCTAGTGATTCCTATAAATTCTCCCTTCAAATTTTGGTTCTCCTTCCCAAAGCTCTTGTTCCTCTTGACTCTTTTTTTTCACGTACTGACAAAACATCTCCTTAACCTAAATTTCTCCCAACTTTTAGAATTTATATGGTTCTAATTATTTTTTCCTAATTATAATTATTGCCCATCAAGTTTTTAGTTTCTCTCCTTCCACCCCATTCTTTTCTCAATTCACCCAATTGGCTCAATTCTCCTATTTACCAATTTTCTCATTATATTTctaataataattaaaattaaaattattctaATTATTTTCTAATTTATTATACCAAGCTACTACATTCTCTCCACGCCCTACCATTGTCACTACACCCCTAACAACATAATCATACTATTTCATTTAAAGACACATCAAACActaaataattaaataaacattctaaataattcaattaaataatttaatcaaaATTGGAGTGTTACACTCGTGGTTGTTGTTTATATTTTCTACTCCTGGTTTTGTGTGTGCTCTTGTATGACACATCCATTGACTGTGCTCATGGTTAATACTGACCTAGCTATTGTGCAAATGGAGCTTTGTCAAATTATGGAAAAAAGGGGGAGTAATGGTGTGTAGTGGAGTAGTGTGACTAGTAATTACTACTAACTGGCTACTAATTTTGTGATTTGGTGTATGAGTGGTAATATTAGTTGAATGACTTTATTGTGCTTAGTATTGTCTGGTACTAACTGATGGTTTGATTGTGTGCAGACATGCTGAAGCATCTGGCCTGGTATTTGGCCCTCAACCTTGTGTGATTGTGTGTGCAAAAAATATTTTGTGTTAGCAGTAGCTTCTGACCTTTAACTACTGACTGATAATTGTGTGTGCATGCATGACTAACTTATCATGAATGATTCCATGTTAACTATTTATTAGAGCATCATTATGTGTCAAGTGACTAATATGTAGCATCTAATATGCTATTAAGATGTGTTGTTGTTGCTCTAACTTATGTTGCTGATGTATGCTCTAAAAGGATACTTTTCAGTTACTGCTGGTGTTTTGAGTATGGGACTCCTTGATACTCGACTATGTTTTTGCTTGAAAAGTTGTTTtgccaaaattttccaaaggggaGATTGTTGTTCCTTTTTGATTGGTTGATTTATGCAAAATAATATGGAGTATGTTCAAGTTGTTTCTGGTGTAGAAGGGACACATATGGAACACGATGTTCTAACATGTGTGCTGCAATATATGGTCTCTAGCAATAGACAGATGTTATCGTAATTCTGGTTTAGATCTAAATTCAAGATTGGATATACAAAGAAAACTTAGATGAAGAGAGTTAATTTAGAGGTTATGGTGCAACATGTGGAACACGGTGTTCCAGCATGTGTGTCATGCAAAATCAGGCCCAGATCAGCCGACCATGATGGATGTTGTTAGGTTCAAAAATTCTGATTGAGAGTCAATCAGATTCGTTGCATACTGATTGGCAATATTTGTGTGATTTGTTTGATAGCTGTTTAAGATTAAATCACATTCAAATGGAGatttaaatttaaatttgaaaTATAGCAAATCATAGATTTTGGAGATTTTTATGGAGCATATCAAATCCAACAAGATTCAGCTATTGTTCTGGACAAATTCAATTCAGATATCCAAGGGAAAAAAGCCCATAATACGTTGATATATAAGGAGACTCAATTCTTATGTTTGAGTAAGAATTTTGTGCGCTAGATTAAGTTCTTAGTGCCTAGAGTTTGTGAGTCTTTTGTTTCTTGTATTTTACGCTAATATCATCATAAGTATTAGTGTTGGGTCTAGATTTGTACACCTCTATATGTTTCAATAACTTGGCATCGTTGTTGGGTTTTCTTACTTGAGTTGTAAATCCAACAATCATTAGAGTTGTTATTGAAGTTGATCACTAGGggttagtgattgagagaaagttAGTGGGGCTCTTATATTTATGGTGAATCCTAAATAGAAAATCACTAGGATTAAGAAGAGGTATTGAATATCATGGGGTTTATGTTCTTATAAGATTAATTGTACTAATTCAAAGTaatgaatttcctttcttgggaAGAGTACCCCCCTGACATAGGTGTAGTTTCACTGAACTGGGTTACCAATCTcttgtattttttttttatttctgCATTATGTTATTGGTGTTGTTATTGATGTCTTACTGTTTTAACAAGTTGGACCAGTTATCCCAACGTCGTGTCCAATATTTGTCCCCTCAAGAATAGAATTTCATCAACGATTATGAAAGGTTTCTTCGGTGTTTAGTCTCTCTTATATATAGGCAAAGATGGTTGAACGAACCAGATCACCATGAAAAggaaattacaaaatcaacaaTTGGATTTTCCCCTAGGAAACATAAACAACTCGAGTGCACTCAACTACATTATAAGCAACGACATGCCCTAACTAGTCATTTCAACCCACGTGTTAGAAGGAAATAGTGAAACATTTAAATGATAGAAATGCATTTAATGCACTTGTTCCCCCCTAATTTTCAATTGAATCCAAATATTTCACTTCTAGTTCAAATCAGATGACATCCTTGGAGACCGGTCACGACCGCTAAAGACTTCCTTGGCTCCCTAATTGTCCGGAAAGCCTTAGGGACAACTGTTATGGGTCAGTCAAAACCCCAAATGGAAGAGGCCTAAATCAATGCAGGTTCATTTGACTTGATCCAAGGTATAAAAGTCATCTTAAACAAAATGCAAGGTACACTTTTTTATCTTCACTTTTCACTACAACCATCTTGAATTTTGAACTGACTTAGGAGGTGGAGTGGTAACCTTACAAGTCCATCTTCGCGCCAATGTATTGAAGATCAGTACCACCGGCTCAGGATTCCTCACCACTACAATATGGTTCTAGTACGGAAATATATATATTGTAGTGTTATATTTTTACTGGGCCCTA includes these proteins:
- the LOC127123070 gene encoding uncharacterized protein LOC127123070, translating into MAAHHVQFQEETRNYQKNTTASIKYLEVQMGQIAQQLASSSQTQGALPIANVPNPREHHNVSDVTTRSGKSDEVVEEVDEEEDQLIKVDLEIKENEVVREEVVAPKPVVKETVIEPKPVVKLPFPTRNKKKGQHEKNFEKFLELFMKLEINIPLLEGMKIPIKKKDRGVVTIPCTIGDRSFNKALIDPGASVSLMPLSIYKKLGIGVVQDTRMIL